The proteins below come from a single Danio aesculapii chromosome 25, fDanAes4.1, whole genome shotgun sequence genomic window:
- the sall1b gene encoding sal-like protein 1, with protein sequence MSRRKQAKPQYVLLDHAMENEPSPTCDVHICEQCCAEFSSVSELYQHQKDCSKDQLVLIVSENESLDSPPCALTVNSPFFNTEGHSDGATNNDSTEDLGDSSNEGTLLEVEEPLDVFENGIQGVDDGLSSAYSASLPQDIALLELCKLSAINSNVFIENLENTKVAVAQFSQETSLKASCINASNAKKVDSGLIEQLLALQQQQVQQLKLIEEIRDQIMLLATQNSKTPLVTNSNGLSQARSLIKFSSQLSEQLTAAAGLAENLAANAKQSTHVVPQNNQDGLRGEKDDSKVASKIRDNPLPIELDINQIGNQSLHDIKVTSKVDGGANLKTPSPSPASDVIINKLELPHKPNSFNISANSLPSIGAIVEDLNALTALAQHRKAKPVNVSLYEHKRPSEDCIFKHKCRFCAKVFGSDSALQIHLRSHTGERPYKCNICGNRFSTRGNLKVHFQRHKEKYPNILMNPYPVPEHLDSVPTSTGIPYGMSLPQEKPPLNWLDSKPLVGNSIGFMLPPSLPSLPLIIKKEEEGVSITKPHSPAVSELTKRINGHQKGFICSPPIISNEKFQEVNRHLSVSTLLRSSREGSREDIAINTSVNTSLITELKSEQLEARFLLGSLPNPLEASETSKLEQLVDNIDKTYTDPNECGICHRVLSCQSALKMHFRTHTGERPFKCRVCGRAFTTKGNLKTHYSIHRSMPPLRIQNSCPICQEKFTNAMVLQQHIHMHMGGHIPNFPMHDSSAELMDQDLVESMDTFPNENTDTMQGVSDLKNPDSLPESLCSSPASSVFARSNGSESQITVSNLENLENTSKLAIGAGSVDGDCLTQGLSSQNREHESLRRRISSETAVSWSPSSPKGYTTIDPKSAELSNSNLTVSRLLDGASGEVQKDTLTMIFPYIQQGSLKSNVCDICNKMFACQSALDIHYRSHTKERPFICTACNRGFSTKGNLKQHMLTHQMRELPSQLFEPANKILVLPPHHLIPLVEPNIPSKRIEPNGFIKKDLKDSPSCIFSSSASTMPVLPTPTLRRTAKQHFCQTCGKTFSSSSALQIHERTHTGEKPFACNICGRAFTTKGNLKVHMGTHMWSSSPARRGRRLSVDGPYIRSNSERSQDGHPKDVVGKVRNGESVGLWSQHQNSSGLSMRTNEIPVIQNGAIPHLSISAGHLENLEKLQLNRALPWLERLSKNGAAFHFRQLVEDSKATLMD encoded by the exons ATGTCCCGCAGGAAACAGGCTAAGCCACAGTATGTTCTCCTCG ATCATGCGATGGAGAACGAGCCCAGTCCAACCTGCGATGTCCATATTTGTGAACAATGCTGTGCTGAATTTTCCAGTGTATCAGAGCTCTATCAACATCAGAAAGACTGTTCTAAAGACCAGTTAGTTCTGATAGtaagtgaaaatgaaagcctGGATTCTCCACCTTGTGCTCTCACAGTTAACTCACCATTCTTCAACACTGAGGGGCATTCGGATGGAGCGACAAATAACGACAGTACAGAGGATCTCGGTGACTCCTCTAATGAGGGAACATTATTGGAAGTTGAAGAGCCCTTAGATGTATTTGAAAATGGCATTCAAGGCGTTGATGATGGCTTGAGCTCTGCATACTCAGCTTCGCTACCTCAAGACATTGCTTTACTTGAGTTGTGTAAATTATCAGCCATTAATAGCAATGTCTTCATTGAGAACCTTGAAAACACCAAAGTTGCTGTTGCTCAATTCTCACAGGAAACATCTTTAAAGGCAAGTTGCATAAATGCTAGCAATGCCAAAAAGGTTGATTCGGGGTTGATCGAGCAGCTGTTAGCATTGCAACAACAGCAGGTGCAACAGCTAAAACTAATTGAGGAAATACGCGACCAAATAATGCTATTAGCAACTCAAAACTCTAAAACACCTTTGGTTACAAACTCCAATGGTTTGTCTCAAGCCAGATCACTGATAAAATTCAGCTCACAGCTTTCTGAACAGCTCACAGCAGCTGCTGGGCTAGCAGAAAACTTAGCTGCTAATGCTAAACAGTCTACGCATGTTGTTCCTCAGAACAACCAAGATGGCTTGAGGGGTGAAAAGGACGACTCGAAGGTAGCTTCTAAAATCAGAGACAACCCTTTGCCAATAGAGCTTGACATTAATCAGATTGGTAATCAATCTTTGCATGATATCAAAGTAACCAGTAAAGTTGATGGTGGAGCTAATTTAAAAACGCCGTCACCATCTCCTGCTTCAGATGTGATTATAAACAAACTGGAGCTGCCCCATAAACCAAACAGTTTTAATATATCTGCAAACTCCTTGCCTAGTATTGGGGCAATTGTGGAGGACTTGAACGCTTTGACTGCTCTTGCCCAACACCGGAAAGCCAAACCCGTGAATGTGAGTTTATACGAACACAAGAGGCCATCTGAAGATTGTATATTCAAGCACAAATGCAGGTTCTGTGCCAAAGTGTTCGGAAGTGACAGCGCTTTGCAAATACACCTGCGGTCCCACACTGGAGAGCGACCCTATAAATGCAACATATGCGGAAATCGATTTTCCACTCGGGGAAATCTCAAAGTCCATTTCCAGCGGCATAAGGAGAAGTATCCGAACATACTAATGAATCCTTATCCGGTTCCAGAGCATTTAGATAGTGTCCCGACAAGCACAGGTATTCCATATGGCATGTCTCTGCCTCAGGAGAAACCTCCTTTAAACTGGTTGGATAGTAAACCTCTAGTAGGCAACTCTATTGGCTTCATGCTTCCACCATCTTTGCCAAGTCTTCCACTCATCATCAAAAAAGAGGAGGAAGGGGTATCGATAACCAAACCTCATAGTCCTGCTGTCAGTGAGCTGACTAAGAGAATTAATGGCCACCAAAAGGGATTTATTTGTAGCCCTCCTATAATTTCAAATGAGAAATTTCAAGAGGTCAACAGACACTTAAGTGTCTCTACCCTACTGAGATCCTCAAGGGAAGGTTCAAGAGAAGACATTGCTATTAATACCTCGGTCAATACAAGCTTAATTACTGAGCTCAAATCAGAGCAGCTTGAAGCCAGATTTCTTTTGGGAAGTCTTCCAAATCCCCTTGAAGCATCTGAGACGTCAAAGCTGGAGCAATTGGTGGATAACATTGACAAGACGTACACTGACCCCAATGAGTGTGGAATCTGCCACAGAGTTCTAAGCTGTCAAAGTGCCCTTAAAATGCATTTCCGCACCCATACTGGTGAACGGCCATTCAAATGTAGAGTATGTGGACGGGCTTTTACAACCAAGGGCAATCTTAAGACGCACTACAGCATTCATCGTTCCATGCCACCTCTAAGGATTCAGAATTCTTGTCCCATATGTCAAGAAAAGTTTACAAATGCAATGGTTCTGCAGCAGCACATTCACATGCACATGGGCGGTCACATTCCCAATTTCCCAATGCATGATAGCAGTGCAGAACTCATGGACCAGGACTTGGTAGAAAGCATGGATACCTTCCCCAATGAGAACACAGACACTATGCAAGGTGTATCTGATTTAAAAAACCCAGACTCTTTACCAGAAAGTTTATGCTCTTCTCCTGCTTCTTCAGTGTTTGCCAGATCAAATGGGTCAGAGAGTCAGATCACGGTTTCAAATCTGGAGAATTTGGAGAACACTAGTAAATTGGCTATTGGGGCAGGATCAGTTGATGGAGACTGCTTAACCCAAGGATTGTCTTCTCAAAACAGGGAGCATGAGAGTCTTAGGAGGAGGATTTCATCTGAAACAGCAGTCTCCTGGAGCCCGTCCTCCCCTAAAGGATACACAACAATTGACCCCAAATCTGCTGAATTAAGCAACTCTAATCTCACAGTGTCTAGGCTACTTGATGGAGCATCTGGAGAAGTACAGAAAGATACCTTGACCATGATCTTTCCCTACATTCAACAGGGATCCCTAAAAAGTAATGTTTGTGATATCTGCAACAAGATGTTTGCCTGCCAAAGTGCTTTGGATATTCACTATCGAAGTCACACCAAAGAACGCCCATTCATCTGCACTGCGTGTAACAGAGGATTCTCAACCAAAGGTAACCTCAAACAACACATGCTTACTCACCAGATGCGAGAATTACCTTCACAGTTGTTTGAGCCAGCAAATAAGATCCTGGTTCTTCCACCACACCACCTTATACCTTTGGTGGAACCAAACATTCCTTCAAAGAGAATTGAGCCAAATGGGTTCATTAAAAAAGATCTGAAAGATTCACCCTCATGTATATTTAGCTCATCGGCTTCCACAATGCCCGTACTCCCTACACCAACGCTTCGGCGAACAGCTAAACAGCACTTCTGCCAGACATGCGGGAAGACCTTCTCCTCTTCAAGTGCACTGCAAATTCACGAGAGAACCCACACCGGTGAGAAACCCTTCGCCTGCAACATATGTGGACGTGCATTTACCACTAAAGGAAATTTGAAG GTTCATATGGGGACTCACATGTGGAGCAGTTCTCCAGCCAGACGAGGTCGCAGGCTTTCTGTTGATGGTCCATATATTAGATCCAACTCTGAGCGATCTCAAGATGGCCACCCAAAAGATGTTGTAGGTAAAGTACGTAACGGGGAATCGGTAGGCCTATGGAGCCAACACCAAAACAGTAGTGGTTTGAGCATGAGGACAAATGAAATACCTGTTATTCAAAATGGTGCCATACCTCACCTGTCGATTTCTGCTGGGCATCTGGAAAACTTGGAAAAACTGCAACTCAACAGAGCTTTACCTTGGCTTGAGAGATTGAGCAAGAATGGTGCAGCATTTCATTTCCGGCAACTGGTTGAAGATAGTAAAGCAACACTGATGGATTGA